Proteins co-encoded in one Candidatus Methylomirabilota bacterium genomic window:
- a CDS encoding glucose 1-dehydrogenase yields the protein MTLTDRVAIVTGAGQGIGKATALALAQAGAHVAAVDIDHAAAEKTATAITALGRRSLALGTDVGDLAGIDKMVRRVAEAFDRIDVLVNNAGVTRRAYIMDLTEDDWERIMRVNGKGVFFCLQRVAREMIPRRSGVIVNVASIAGKGYAGASNAIYAASKAAVIGLTRMAALQLARHNINVNAICPGTTVTALSDGNLRSRAREEGVTVEEMERRRNSVIPLGRPNDPEDVAALAVFLASPGARNITGQSFNVDGGVIFD from the coding sequence ATGACTCTCACCGACCGCGTCGCCATCGTCACCGGAGCCGGGCAGGGCATCGGGAAGGCGACCGCGCTGGCGCTGGCGCAGGCCGGCGCTCACGTCGCGGCGGTCGACATCGATCACGCGGCCGCCGAGAAGACCGCGACCGCCATCACCGCGCTCGGGCGCCGGAGCCTGGCGTTGGGGACCGACGTCGGCGATCTCGCCGGCATCGACAAGATGGTTCGCCGGGTCGCCGAGGCCTTCGACCGGATCGACGTCCTGGTGAACAATGCGGGCGTCACGCGCCGCGCCTACATCATGGATCTCACCGAGGACGACTGGGAACGCATCATGCGCGTCAATGGCAAGGGCGTCTTCTTCTGCCTGCAGCGGGTGGCGCGCGAGATGATCCCCCGCCGGAGCGGTGTGATCGTCAACGTCGCCTCCATCGCCGGCAAGGGTTACGCGGGCGCGTCGAACGCCATCTACGCCGCCAGCAAGGCTGCCGTGATCGGCCTCACCCGCATGGCCGCGCTTCAGCTCGCCCGTCACAACATCAACGTCAACGCCATCTGTCCGGGCACCACCGTGACCGCTCTCTCGGACGGTAACCTGAGATCCCGCGCCCGCGAGGAGGGCGTCACCGTCGAAGAGATGGAGCGCCGGCGGAACTCCGTGATTCCGCTCGGGCGTCCCAACGACCCCGAGGACGTCGCCGCGCTGGCGGTCTTCCTGGCCTCCCCGGGCGCGCGAAACATCACCGGGCAGTCGTTCAACGTCGACGGTGGGGTCATCTTCGACTGA